In a genomic window of Melopsittacus undulatus isolate bMelUnd1 chromosome 1, bMelUnd1.mat.Z, whole genome shotgun sequence:
- the BPNT2 gene encoding Golgi-resident adenosine 3',5'-bisphosphate 3'-phosphatase, which translates to MAPMGIRLSPLGMAVFCLLGLGVLYHLYSGFLAGRFAFFMLSEPAAGEPDIPHGSGAVDLRELLAVSVLAAVRGGEEVKRVRDGNDLNAKAKGKTREGAEEQLTSGDLLSNRKMFYLLKSAFPAVQINSEERVDTADQETVSWNRSIPEDIKQKIQPKEVPAESVTVWIDPLDATQEYTENLRQYVTTMVCVAVNGKPVIGVIHKPFSAYTAWAMVDGGSNIKARSSYNEKTPRIIVSRSHAGKVEQVARQTFGNKTVIIPAGGAGYKVLALLDVAEKNQEEADVYIHVTYIKKWDICAGNAVLRALGGHMTTLSGEEISYTGSDGNEGGLIASINMNHKALIEKLPDLEKTSHK; encoded by the exons ATGGCCCCCATGGGGATCCGTCTTTCGCCGCTCGGCATGGCTGTGTTCTgcctgctggggctgggtgtTCTCTACCACCTCTACTCCGGCTTTCTGGCCGGCCGCTTCGCTTTCTTTATGCTGAGCGAGCCGGCGGCCGGCGAGCCCGATATCCCCCACGGCTCTGGTGCCGTGGACCTTCGGGAGCTGCTGGCCGTGTCCGTCCTGGCTGCTGtcaggggtggggaggaggtgaAGCGGGTCCGCGACGGCAACGACCTCAATGCCAAGGCCAAGGGGAAGACGCGGGAGGGGGCCGAGGAGCAGCTGACGAGCGGTGACCTGCTGTCCAACCGCAAGATGTTCTACCTGCTGAAGAGCGCCTTCCCCGCCGTGCAG ATAAACTCTGAAGAGCGTGTTGATACAGCTGATCAGGAGACAGTCTCTTGGAATCGCAGTATTCCTGAagacataaaacaaaaaatacagccTAAAGAGGTTCCAGCAGAAAGTGTTACTGTCTGGATCGATCCATTAGATGCTACACAAGAATACACAG AGAATCTCCGACAGTATGTCACGACAATGGTTTGCGTGGCTGTAAATGGTAAACCAGTAATAGGAGTGATACACAAGCCGTTCTCAGCATATACAG CCTGGGCAATGGTGGATGGTGGGTCAAATATAAAAGCTCGTTCTTCCTACAATGAGAAAACTCCAAGGATTATTGTATCCCGCTCCCATGCAGGAAAAGTTGAGCAGGTTGCACGACAgacatttggaaataaaactgtgatAATCCCAGCTGGTGGAGCAG GCTATAAAGTGTTGGCCCTCCTTGATGTGGCTGAAAAGAATCAAGAAGAAGCTGATGTGTATATCCATGTCACCTACATTAAGAAGTGGGACATATGTGCTGGAAATGCAGTGCTGAGAGCATTGGGTGGCCATATGACTACCCTGTCTGGTGAAGAAATTAGTTACACTGGCTCTGATGGCAATGAAGGAGGACTTATAGCCAGTATCAACATGAACCATAAAGCACTAATTGAAAAACTTCCAGATCTGGAAAAAACATCACACAAATAA